One window of the Populus trichocarpa isolate Nisqually-1 chromosome 9, P.trichocarpa_v4.1, whole genome shotgun sequence genome contains the following:
- the LOC7491161 gene encoding ruBisCO large subunit-binding protein subunit alpha codes for MATSNALSTASILCSPKQGGLRRKGNQQHNSRLNFGQSTRRFAVRANAKDIAFDQDSRAALQSGIDKLADAVGLTLGPRGRNVVLDEFGSPKVVNDGVTIARAIELPDPMENAGAALIREVASKTNDSAGDGTTTASVLAREIIKLGLLSVTSGANPVSIKKGIDKTVQGLVEELEKRARPVKGRDDIKAVATISAGNDELIGTMIADAIDKVGPDGVLSIESSSSFETTVEVEEGMEIDRGYISPQFVTNPEKLICVFENARVLVTDQKISAIKDIIPLLEKTTQLRSPLLIIAEDVTGEALATLVVNKLRGILNVSAIKAPGFGERRKAMLQDIAILTGAEFQASDLGLSIENTSIEQLGLARKVTISKDSTTIIADAASKDELQARIAQLKKELSETDSVYDSEKLAERIAKLSGGVAVIKVGAATETELEDRKLRIEDAKNATFAAIEEGIVPGGGAALVHLSTHVPAIKEKIKDADERLGADIVQKALVAPASLIAQNAGIEGEVVVEKLKESEWEMGYNAMTDKYENLVEAGVIDPAKVTRCALQNSASVAGMVLTTQAIVVEKPKPRTPAAASPQGLTV; via the exons ATGGCAACATCTAATGCTCTCTCCACAGCTTCCATTCTTTGCTCTCCTAAACAG GGAGGGTTGAGGAGGAAAGGGAATCAGCAACACAACTCAAGGCTGAATTTTGGGCAATCAACCAGAAGATTCGCGGTGCGAGCAAATGCAAAGGATATTGCTTTTGATCAGGACTCACGGGCTGCTCTCCAATCCGGCATTGATAAGCTTGCTGATGCTGTTGGGCTTACTCTTGGTCCTAGGG GTAGAAATGTTGTCTTAGATGAATTTGGTAGTCCAAAGGTAGTTAATGATGGGGTAACAATTGCGCGAGCTATTGAGCTACCTGATCCCATGGAAAATGCTGGTGCAGCACTCATCAGAGAG GTTGCAAGTAAAACTAATGACTCTGCTGGTGATGGAACGACAACTGCATCAGTTCTTGCTCGGGAAATAATCAAATTAGGACTTTTGAGTGTCACGTCTGGTGCAAATCCAGTTTCTATTAAAAAGGGAATCGATAAAACTGTGCAAGGCTTGGTAGAAGAGTTAGAGAAGAGGGCCAGACCTGTTAAAGGTCGTGATGACATTAAAG CTGTTGCGACAATTTCTGCTGGAAATGATGAACTCATTGGCACGATGATTGCTGATGCAATTGACAAGGTTGGGCCTGATGGTGTTTTATCAATTGAGTCATCATCTTCCTTTGAGACCACAGTTGAAGTTGAAGAAGGAATGGAG aTAGACAGAGGTTATATCTCTCCTCAATTTGTTACAAATCCGGAGAAGTTAATTTGTGTATTTGAGAATGCTAGAGTGCTGGTTACAGATCAAAAGATTTCTGCAATCAAAGACATAATTCCCTTGCTTGAAAAAACTACTCAATTGAGATCTCCTTTGCTTATAATTGCTGAGGATGTAACAGGTGAGGCTTTGGCTACCCTTGTGGTGAACAAACTGCGTGGTATCCTTAATGTTTCCGCTATCAAGGCACCTGGTTTTGGTGAAAGGAGGAAAGCTATGCTGCAAGACATTGCCATTTTAACAG GAGCTGAGTTCCAAGCCAGTGATCTTGGTTTAAGCATTGAAAACACATCAATTGAGCAGCTTGGTTTGGCCAGGAAGGTTACAATCAGCAAGGATTCCACCACCATCATTGCTGATGCTGCATCAAAGGATGAGTTGCAAGCTAGGATTGCACAGCTGAAAAAAGAGCTGTCCGAGACTGATTCTGTGTATGACTCGGAGAAACTGGCTGAAAGAATTGCCAAATTGTCTGGTGGGGTTGCTGTTATCAAAGTGGGTGCTGCAACGGAGACTGAGCTTGAGGATCGCAAACTCCGCATTGAGGATGCCAAGAATGCAACTTTTGCTGCCATAGAAGAAGGAATTGTGCCTGGTGGTGGTGCTGCTTTGGTTCATCTCTCAACCCATGTTCCTGcaatcaaggaaaaaattaaagatgcagATGAACGGTTAGGTGCTGACATCGTGCAGAAG GCACTGGTAGCACCCGCATCGTTGATAGCTCAAAATGCTGGAATTGAAGGTGAGGTGGTTGTTGAGAAGCTAAAGGAAAGTGAATGGGAGATGGGCTACAATGCCATGACAGACAAGTATGAGAATCTTGTGGAGGCTGGAGTCATTGATCCAGCAAAGGTGACTAGATGTGCTTTGCAGAATTCTGCATCTGTAGCTGGAATGGTCCTGACCACCCAGGCCATTGTTGTAGAAAAGCCCAAGCCTAGGACACCTGCAGCTGCCTCTCCTCAAGGTCTTACTGTGTAA